From a region of the Oryza sativa Japonica Group chromosome 6, ASM3414082v1 genome:
- the LOC4340307 gene encoding receptor homology region, transmembrane domain- and RING domain-containing protein 6 isoform X1 — MVIMAAMLPGVECARRRRLRQGGGAGADAAAAGGGTRRSSFCVHAAGHGGGQTCGGAAANHSGKQRSSVMELIHGWSLDSNAREAKERLDQKLRSQRESVIKRHHSTGSIKLNRGATGGGGGGGRSTATAAMGVQREVYSRKGVMRRLMRWSRLRWDAAEQAECAVCLDEFAAGDVLAHLPCGHRFHWACALPWLEAGAAPRSCPFCRAAVDTPPPPPPPACSS; from the exons ATGGTGATCATGGCGGCGATGCTGCCCGGGGTGgagtgcgcgcggcggcggcggctccggcaggGAGGGGGAGCTggggcggatgcggcggcggctggcggaggTACGAGGCGGTCGTCGTTCTGCGTGCACGCGGCCGGGCATGGTGGTGGTCAGACatgtggcggcgccgccgcgaatcATTCCGGCAAG CAGAGGAGTAGTGTGATGGAGCTCATCCATGGGTGGTCGCTGGACAGCAATGCCCGGGAGGCGAAGGAGCGGCTGGACCAGAAGCTGAGGAGCCAGAGGGAATCCGTCATCAAGAG GCATCACAGCACGGGAAGCATCAAGCTGAACAGaggcgccaccggcggcggcggagggggcgggagatcgacggcgacggcggcgatgggggtGCAGAGGGAGGTGTACTCGAGGAAAGGGGTGATGCGGCGGCTGATGCGGTGGAGCCGGCTGCGGTGGGACGCGGCGGAGCAGGCGGAGTGCGCCGTGTGCCTGGACgagttcgccgccggcgacgtcctGGCCCATCTCCCCTGCGGCCACCGCTTCCACTGGGCCTGCGCGCTCCCCTGGCTcgaggccggcgccgcccctcgctCCTGCCCAttctgccgcgccgccgtcgacacgccgccgccgccgccgccgccggcgtgctcgTCCTAG
- the LOC4340304 gene encoding receptor-like protein 9b, giving the protein MRNPCIWCCLVLLTLVVCDSCLHEERKHLMDICDAFLWPAGNPPDWSSRDCCRWERVTCSSITGRVTALDLDAAYPSWYGLLNCSMFLPFRELQNLSLGNAGIAGCMPGAGFEVWSNLRQLEILDLSENELNDSSIMPLVGLASLRSPFLGGNAIKNDFTVQRLSKMKLDILDLSWNGIFGNISRGFFI; this is encoded by the exons ATGAGGAACCCCTGCATTTGGTGTTGCTTGGTTCTGCTGACCTTGGTGGTCTGCGACAGTTGTTTGCACGAAGAGAGGAAACATCTTATGGACATTTGCGATGCGTTCCTTTGGCCGGCTGGCAATCCGCCTGACTGGAGTAGCAGAGATTGCTGCCGGTGGGAGAGGGTGACCTGCAGCTCCATCACAGGGCGTGTCACGGCCCTTGATCTTGATGCAGCTTATCCGTCGTGGTATGGCCTACTCAACTGCAGTATGTTCCTTCCATTCCGTGAGCTGCAGAATTTGTCCTTGGGAAATGCCGGCATCGCGGGATGCATGCCTGGTGCAG GTTTTGAAGTATGGTCTAATTTACGCCAACTGGAAATCCTCGATCTATCTGAAAATGAGTTGAATGATAGTAGTATCATGCCCTTGGTTGGACTTGCATCTCTGCGTTCCCCATTCCTCGGTGGGAACGCCATAAAGAATGACTTTACTGTCCAAA GATTAAGCAAAATGAAGCTGGATATTCTTGATCTAAGTTGGAATGGAATTTTCGGGAACATATCAAGAG GATTCTTTATCTGA
- the LOC4340306 gene encoding hydroxyproline O-arabinosyltransferase 1: MAAPCRGSRGALPLLLISLSAAYLTYTALLSSRSLLPLPTASFPGATASRRLASGRPTAAAAFHTAVTASGSLYNTWQCRVMYYWFKRAREAGGGGGAEMGGFTRILHSGKPDAFVDEIPTFVADPLPAGTDQGYVVLNRPWAFVQWLQKADIQEEYILMAEPDHLIVKPIPNLSRDGRSAAFPFFYIEPKKYENVLRKFFPEHEGPITKIDPIGNSPVIARKESLARIAPTWMNISIAMKKDPETDKAFGWVLEMYAYAVASALHGVGNILHKEFMIQPPWDLEIGDAFIIHYTYGCDYDMKGKLTYGKIGEWRFDKRSYDSKPPPRNLPLPPNGVPQSVVTLVKMVNEATANIPNWDSYAAA; this comes from the exons atggccgcgccgTGCAGGGGCAgccgcggcgccctcccgctcctcctcatctccctctccgccgcctacCTCACCTACACcgcgctcctctcctcccgctccctcctccccctccccaccgcctccttccccggcgccaccgcctcccgccgcctcgcctcgggccgcccgacggcggcggcggcgttccacACCGCGGTCACCGCGTCGGGCTCCCTCTACAACACGTGGCAGTGCCGGGTCATGTACTACTGGTTCAAGCGGGCGcgtgaggccggcggcggcggaggcgccgaGATGGGCGGGTTCACCAGGATCCTCCACTCCGGGAAGCCCGACGCGTTCGTCGACGAGATCCCCACCTTCGTCGCCGACCCGCTCCCCGCTGGCACGGATCAG GGATACGTTGTTCTCAATAGACCTTGGGCATTTGTTCAGTGGCTTCAAAAGGCAGACATACAAGAAGA ATATATCTTGATGGCAGAACCAGATCATCTTATTGTCAAACCTATACCGAATTTATCAAGGGATGGTCGTTCAGCAGCTTTCCCTTTCTTCTACATTGAGcccaaaaaatatgaaaatgtgCTGCGTAAGTTCTTCCCTGAACATGAAGGACCAATAACCAAAATTGATCCTATTGGAAATTCCCCTGTCATCGCAAGAAAG GAATCTCTTGCAAGAATTGCTCCAACTTGGATGAATATTTCAATAGCAATGAAGAAAGATCCTGAAACAGATAAAGCTTTTGGCTGGGTTCTTGAAAT GTATGCTTATGCCGTAGCATCCGCTCTCCATGGAGTGGGTAACATCTTACATAAGGAATTTATGATTCAG CCACCATGGGACTTGGAAATTGGTGATGCATTTATCATACATTATACTTATGGGTGTGACTATGATATGAAG GGTAAACTCACTTATGGCAAAATTGGAGAATGGAGATTTGACAAAAGATCCTATGATAGTAAACCTCCTCCTAGAAATTTGCCATTGCCTCCAAATGGTGTACCTCAAAGCGTG GTGACACTTGTGAAAATGGTTAATGAAGCAACAGCCAACATACCCAACTGGGATTCTTATGCAGCTGCATAG
- the LOC4340307 gene encoding receptor homology region, transmembrane domain- and RING domain-containing protein 6 isoform X2 gives MVIMAAMLPGVECARRRRLRQGGGAGADAAAAGGGTRRSSFCVHAAGHGGGQTCGGAAANHSGKRSSVMELIHGWSLDSNAREAKERLDQKLRSQRESVIKRHHSTGSIKLNRGATGGGGGGGRSTATAAMGVQREVYSRKGVMRRLMRWSRLRWDAAEQAECAVCLDEFAAGDVLAHLPCGHRFHWACALPWLEAGAAPRSCPFCRAAVDTPPPPPPPACSS, from the exons ATGGTGATCATGGCGGCGATGCTGCCCGGGGTGgagtgcgcgcggcggcggcggctccggcaggGAGGGGGAGCTggggcggatgcggcggcggctggcggaggTACGAGGCGGTCGTCGTTCTGCGTGCACGCGGCCGGGCATGGTGGTGGTCAGACatgtggcggcgccgccgcgaatcATTCCGGCAAG AGGAGTAGTGTGATGGAGCTCATCCATGGGTGGTCGCTGGACAGCAATGCCCGGGAGGCGAAGGAGCGGCTGGACCAGAAGCTGAGGAGCCAGAGGGAATCCGTCATCAAGAG GCATCACAGCACGGGAAGCATCAAGCTGAACAGaggcgccaccggcggcggcggagggggcgggagatcgacggcgacggcggcgatgggggtGCAGAGGGAGGTGTACTCGAGGAAAGGGGTGATGCGGCGGCTGATGCGGTGGAGCCGGCTGCGGTGGGACGCGGCGGAGCAGGCGGAGTGCGCCGTGTGCCTGGACgagttcgccgccggcgacgtcctGGCCCATCTCCCCTGCGGCCACCGCTTCCACTGGGCCTGCGCGCTCCCCTGGCTcgaggccggcgccgcccctcgctCCTGCCCAttctgccgcgccgccgtcgacacgccgccgccgccgccgccgccggcgtgctcgTCCTAG
- the LOC4340305 gene encoding putative glycerol-3-phosphate transporter 5, which translates to MEAAAPASHAAAARGRLRSRQYAVLGLTFAAYASFHASRKPPSIVKAVLSADWAPFSGPRGPHRLGELDVAFLSAYAAAMFAAGHLADRADLRGLLAAAMLASGATSAALGAAYFLGVHSLAFFLAAQVASGVVQSAGWPCVVAVVGNWFGHASSRGTIMGVWNSHTSVGNIAGSVLSAAVLEFGWGWSFLVPAFVIAALGVVVLVFLIAHPMDAGLDIEAIEVEMNGGSGEEVELLGEDKKEDEDVLEVEAVAELPRAIGFLEAWRLPGVAPFAFCLFFSKLVAYTFLYWLPFYIRHNAVAGQFLSHKASGILSVVFDIGGVLGGISAGLLSDKIGARAVTSALFLFLSIPALILYRTYGSISMHHNIGLMFLAGYFVNGPYSLITTAVATDLGTQDAIKGNSRALATVSAIIDGTGSVGAALGPLLTGYISTRGWNSVFFMLIVSISLALVFLIRLAKDEIVSKISARH; encoded by the exons ATGGAAGCCGCGGCGCCGGcttcccacgccgccgcggcgcgcggccgccTCCGGTCGCGCCAGTACGCGGTGTTGGGGCTCACCTTCGCGGCGTACGCCTCGTTCCACGCGTCCCGCAAGCCGCCCAGCATCGTCAAGGCGGTGCTCTCCGCCGACTGGGCGCCCTTCTCGGGCCCCCGCGGCCCGCACCGCCTCGGCGAGCTGGAcgtcgccttcctctccgcctaCGCCGCCGCCATGTTCGCCGCGGGCCACCTCGCCGACCGCGCCGACCtccgcggcctcctcgccgccgccatgctcgcCTCCGGGGCCACgtcggcggcgctcggcgcggcaTACTTCCTCGGCGTGCATAGcctcgccttcttcctcgccgcgCAGGTCGCCAGCGGCGTCGTCCAGTCCGCCGGGTGGCcctgcgtcgtcgccgtcgtcgggaaCTGGTTCGGCCACGCGTCCAGCCGCGGGACCATCATGGGGGTGTGGAACTCGCACACCTCCGTCGGCAACATCGCCGGCTcggtcctctccgccgccgtgctcgaGTTCGGGTGGGGGTGGTCGTTCTTGGTGCCCGCGTTTGTCATTGCCGCGCTCGGCGTCGTGGTGCTAGTGTTCTTGATCGCTCACCCAATGGATGCCGGGTTGGACATTGAAGCAATTGAGGTTGAGATGAATGGGGGGAGTGGAGAGGAGGTGGAGCTTCTTGGGGAGGACAAGAAGGAGGATGAAGATGTgttggaggtggaggcggtagCAGAATTGCCGAGGGCAATTGGGTTCTTGGAGGCATGGAGATTGCCCGGTGTTGCGCCATTTGCATTCTGCCTCTTCTTCTCCAAGCTTGTGGCTTATACCTTCCTTTACTGGTTGCCGTTCTATATCCGGCACAATG CTGTGGCAGGTCAGTTCTTATCACACAAGGCTTCAGGAATTTTGTCTGTTGTTTTCGATATTGGAGGAGTTTTGGGAGGCATTTCGGCTGGTTTGCTCTCAGACAAAATAGGTGCTCGTGCTGTAACATCAGCTCtgttcctttttctttcaatCCCCGCGCTTATCCTTTACCGGACATATGGAAGCATATCCATGCACCACAACATTGGGCTCATGTTCCTCGCCGGCTACTTTGTGAATGGCCCATACTCACTCATCACCACAGCTGTTGCTACTGATCTTGGTACTCAGGATGCAATCAAGGGAAACTCGAGAGCTTTGGCTACAGTGTCTGCGATAATCGATGGCACGGGTTCTGTTGGGGCGGCTTTGGGACCCTTGTTAACTGGGTATATTTCAACAAGAGGATGGAACAGCGTATTTTTCATGCTGATTGTTTCCATATCACTTGCCCTGGTGTTTTTGATACGGCTGGCAAAAGATGAGATTGTTAGCAAGATCAGTGCGAGGCATTAG